A region of the Microcystis aeruginosa FD4 genome:
AGGGAAGCCATGGCCATGGTCGGTACATATTCCCATTTACCCGTACCGTGGCTAGGATCAATCATGATCGGCAGGTGGGTTAAAGTTCTTAAAACGGGAATACAGGATAAATCTAGGGTATTGCGGGTATATTTACTGTCAAAGGTGCGGATACCGCGTTCGCAGAGAATAACATTGCTATTTCCTGCCGCAAGGATATATTCTGCCGCCATCAACCAATCTTCAATAGTAGCCGCCATGCCGCGCTTGAGTAGGACTGGTTTCGGTTGCGCCCCAACTTTTTTCAGGAGGGAAAAATTCTGCATATTGCGGGCCCCCACTTGCACCACGTCGGCTATTTCAACAATCTTAGGGAGGTCCGCCGCGTCCATTACTTCCGTGATAATACCCAAACCACTGGCATCTCTAGCCGCCGCTAGTAATTCTAGAGCGCTTTCCCCGTGACCTTGGAACGCATAGGGAGAGGTGCGGGGTTTGTAGGCCCCACCGCGGAGGAATTGCGCTCCGGCTGCCGCCACTCGTTTGGCAGTTTCCACGATCATGGCCTCATTTTCCACCGAACAGGGGCCGGCGACAATGCTAACGGGATGATTTCTGCCGATGGGGATAACACCGTTAGGAGTGGGGACTAAAACCTCGCTGTATTCCCCGTGACGGTATTCTAAACAGGCGCGTTTGAAGGGTTGTTCGACTCGCAGGACGGTTTCGATCCAAGGGCTTAATTCTTGGATTTGTAGGGGGTCTAATTCCCTGGTTTCTCCGACTAAACCGATGACAACTTTATGCTTACCGACGATTTTTTCGGGACTTAATCCCCATGCCTCGAATTCGGCACCGATGCGCTCGATTTCAATTTCCGGGGAACCAACTTTCATGACAACAATCATGGCATTAACCTTGTTATTTTTTTCCTTTAATCTCTATTGTTGACGATTTCTAGCGGTTGTCTATTTTTCTTCCACTTCTTTTTTGCCCGACCGCCAAGCGGCGATCGTTCTGCCAAAATTAGCTTGAAATTCTTGCCATCCTAGCCAATCCCCCACCCGATCCTCATCCCAAGAAGCGGAGAAGATGCCATAACTCAGACCGATGAAACCTAGACCAAATAGGCTTAAACTGACGAGCATGGCGACGTAGGAAGGGATTTCGAGAAGATTGTGGCTAATAATCCAGTAGAAGCCAAAAAAGGAAGTTATCCCCAATACTGTCGGAATGCCACAAAATACCGCCATCCGTTTGGCCATCCGTTGACTGACCACTTGGGGAATCGCCTTTAAGCTGGTTTCCTCGGAGCGATTTTTTAGGGGCGGTGGCACGGGACTAGGGGCAATTTTCGGGGGTTTTCGCTTATTTTGGCGCGGCTCAAAGGGGAGACGCTCTTTTTTCTCCGTCGATTTCGATTCAGAGGCCATGGTAGGGATGCAAAGGGGGTAAGCTTAACGGCGAATTCCGAGACGACCAATCAGGGTTTGATAACGTTGTTGATCTTTCTTCTGAATGTAGGTTAACAGTCCCCGACGACGACCGATCATCTGGAGTAATCCCCGGCGGGAAGCGTGGTCTTTTGGGTTAGCTTTCAGGTGTTCGGTCAGTTGGTTGATTCTCTCGGTTAAGAAAGCTACCTGTAACTCCGATGATCCTGTATCGGTTTCGTGGGCCTGATATTGGCTGATTAGTTCTTGTTTTTTGGTCTGGGTTAAGGCCATAGGACTCGTGATCTCTGCTTAAACACTGCAACCTATCATAGTATCACGTTTCCGGTCGATCCGTAAACATTGTTCGGGTGATAGGGTTTTGGGGTGATAGGGTTTTGGGGTGATAGGGTTTTGGGGTGATAGGGTTTTGGGGTGATAGGGTTTTGGGGTGATGAGACAACTTCCCCACTTCCCACTTCCCCACTTCCCCATTTCCCACTTCCCCACTTCCCCACTTCCCCACTTCCCCATTTCCCACTTCCCCACTTCCCTATCTACCCCACTTCCCCACTTCCCCACTTCCCCACTTCCCTATCTACCCCACTTCCCCACTTCCCTATCTACCCCACTTCCCCACTTCCCTATCTACCCCACTTCCCCAC
Encoded here:
- the aroF gene encoding 3-deoxy-7-phosphoheptulonate synthase, which codes for MIVVMKVGSPEIEIERIGAEFEAWGLSPEKIVGKHKVVIGLVGETRELDPLQIQELSPWIETVLRVEQPFKRACLEYRHGEYSEVLVPTPNGVIPIGRNHPVSIVAGPCSVENEAMIVETAKRVAAAGAQFLRGGAYKPRTSPYAFQGHGESALELLAAARDASGLGIITEVMDAADLPKIVEIADVVQVGARNMQNFSLLKKVGAQPKPVLLKRGMAATIEDWLMAAEYILAAGNSNVILCERGIRTFDSKYTRNTLDLSCIPVLRTLTHLPIMIDPSHGTGKWEYVPTMAMASLAAGADSLMIEVHPNPAKALSDGPQSLTPDRFDRLTQELAVIGKAIGRWPQVPALV
- a CDS encoding PAM68 family protein, with the translated sequence MASESKSTEKKERLPFEPRQNKRKPPKIAPSPVPPPLKNRSEETSLKAIPQVVSQRMAKRMAVFCGIPTVLGITSFFGFYWIISHNLLEIPSYVAMLVSLSLFGLGFIGLSYGIFSASWDEDRVGDWLGWQEFQANFGRTIAAWRSGKKEVEEK
- the rpsO gene encoding 30S ribosomal protein S15; amino-acid sequence: MALTQTKKQELISQYQAHETDTGSSELQVAFLTERINQLTEHLKANPKDHASRRGLLQMIGRRRGLLTYIQKKDQQRYQTLIGRLGIRR